From the genome of Salvelinus alpinus chromosome 19, SLU_Salpinus.1, whole genome shotgun sequence, one region includes:
- the LOC139545499 gene encoding E1A-binding protein p400-like isoform X1 encodes MHHGSGQQHMQRQLQRSKSITGSEAEDQQQQTMAVTQQQATANHPQSPVTTFASAASPSAPKSPNYQIIMSRSPVTGQNMNITLQNVSQMVTGNQQITLTPLPPQNPGSPGFQHTAPQWRFEHAPSSYIKVTSPLPQSMQPQSPTQHNPVPLHRPGAPGTGLSVCGQSPTRFVDTGMLVRQISLGSPSGSGHFVYQEGTGLTQLAPTTAGQVQLQLSSPGAPGSVRERRLSQPHSQTGGTIHHLGPQSPVVSGTALPKLGSPGHITTSNLPPQISSIIQGQLARPMIFEKTLGVVAGVGTAATASFSMPSTIPPSSPSLTNLPQGIPNPPLTPTGMSMGSIKKQIPKKLEEIAPSNPEVAQLRKQCLEHHNKKMEGLKEVFKDYLIELFFLQHLQGNMMDYLAFKKKPCVPLFTYLRQNDLDLEEESEEEEQSEVINDEVKVVTGKDGQAGTPVAIATQLPPNVSAAFSSQQQFQVHLGASGSMTNPGDMDAFKRQQAMAHADQAKRSRIEVGRHGMIFQHPGVLGSPGVPLQQLMPTAQGGMPPNPQSVQIPGQKQNQPLYDPSKGPPVQNAASLHTPPPQLPGRLPQGALPMAGLPMALSQQSQLVESSAQAANLLQAQVKVHGPIMAPVNHHTQLQQQMQSGLHLQMQAQQLQQPQPLLQPGQATVALARPGAESNQPGQRMMINSLSNPSMSPAPLNVPNSLPSPHTIGPLRHPESNITPATQSKLAGPNSTSTIKMGGFGQGSGMQSSEGSSQDKQAEQTKLESQVHQRISELRKEGQWSASRLPKLMESSRPKSHWDYLLEEMQWMAADFAQERRWKMAAAKKLVRTCSRYHDEQKKMEAKFKKEGELRLRHIASTIAREVEFFWSNIEQVVEIKLQFEIYEKRLKMLSLQRASSKGQDVKPTQSTADKAEKDEPTMSSRKRRSSTSLAEEVQDEESTIEEQEAMEVTADQRAELADLAKDAEMPLGALVKQYAGAYTDNFDWPQSAPPSDEEDRDETEDMESSLDSPSEAVVIDSLLSVDQYRGSDKACPPGTDGKPKKDIAEVAAATELILPKGSARTTSSVRSQAPFLLHGSLREYQQIGVDWLASLHKKHLNGILADETALGKTVQIVAYLAHLACQEGIWGPHLVVVRTCKMLSWEMEFKRWCPGLKILLYLGNKHECRAKRRWWAEANSFHVCVTSYKLLLKDQSHFLRRSWKHLVLDEVQLIKNMSEKHWETIFALKSQQRILLINTPLHNTLKELWTMIHFLLPGITRPYTDFPVKPGTDQNQDYCHKLVIRLHRMIQPFILRRCKRDVEKQLPKKYEHILKCRLSSRQRSMYEDILTQPGAQEALKPGHFVSVLQVLLQLQRICNHPDLVNIRETSSSYVCSSLQYNTPSLVLGALQEDQRTSLDRSLFDLVSNENRLTRYETEEVLPKLKVTRQLIEEIHSAPDPPARPKPCKIKPMRLFQPVQYGTKPEGRLVPMTSTVGQQRPPATTTPDTSTAPQSAQTRGKSPVTTTTTTQVAGTAIQKAQTTSPATGTTGSAVGSSGSAATGQHVVGTVALGQALCGAAQPTLPGIVQVHRPSLGPTHAIQPSLVPQRLVLTSQAQARLPSGDVVKIAQLASIAGSQNRISQPETPVTLQFQGNKFTLSPSQLRQLTTGQPLQLQGTLGNILQIVSAPGQQILRPQGSMLMQTVPQAVPVSNSSSTPGTLSPATPTHQVSATGVSVKPAPAAPIAPQESSEERSHLLKERLNRLFSSNERRYGRSVLYGADLLQACSVTPGAPHSALSPRGWRWVGRDSCLRAQRTPVATTTHLQSALLSSTHRQDAGSHLVSRLSCVVPVAVAPPPHLYAANPPAPYSLEQKSISRRLQEAAAPHSTDIHRLASGHQLQFPDLQLMQMDSGKLEALAILLQKLRSENHRVLIFTQMVKMLDILEAFLDHRQLTYIRVDESLTTEERQEHMKTFNRNRQVFCSILTNRCCSAVGTVFDADTIIFYDTDLNPSMDARTQEWCDKIGRFKDIHIYRLESANSIEEKLLKNGTKDLIREVAAQGTDYTLAFLTQRTIQDLFEVEAGSGEKVEEFVVLHQEPSPSEAISPRVARPYIQALHSISLDAPPPEWQEEEGQEEYLEKETQVKEEPSQLEELSAVMDQLTPIEKYALQYLEYLHVSEDEHVAKERLLCAKRSWEMQHLQKLKAEDSERMIIEDEENLFTYTREDAYNMEYVFDGEDGQTEIMPLWTPPTPPQDDNDIYIDSVICLMYDSAPMPESKLPPVYIRKEHKRLKMDPSAGRKKKKGHGETVIPPRSLFEKASMLKVRREGKDQKKNFSLKQQAPFAKPLPSLVKPAMEAGQDNPEWLISEDWALLQALKQLLELPLNLTIMSPAHTPNWDLVSDVVNSCSRIYRSPKQCRNRYENVIIPREEGKLVYEANPKKKTKSIYKSKNSRPLRTCQIYTQDGNATHIQLYNSRFELMKIIANKRSPPIKPLLGMNPFQKNPKHASVLAESGIGYDKPLPPIQVASQRAERIAKEKKALAEQQRTQQLAQQAGAPQAVAGAAQPQAGAPAVGQAQAPGVPQAPAATGATAVPNTTVLAGAIKNAAGGTTIQTGTVAGNVIVNTVAGMPPSPFQANKRLASPGQVIPGTLSPAGAAAAQVVHSQQRAVPAAATPGEVIAIATGQGVRAVTPVTASAVVSTTLTPVQSQTRSLVTQVTPATGMQLPQGKPITQAHLHMLRQQQLQQQQQQASSPQGIKVVGKPQELLKMHKQKMQMSQQQVAVAAAQGQQQAGQQASQVQLANLQAAQANPQLAAVAAAPRAGAVLAGSTVANLQLARLTRVPTQGQIQAQPGQTSQVTLTKPPVVSVPAMVSSAGVTTLPVSVAGISVAIGQAQKTGGPVLPPPFPQMQVQQLLQMKKQQAAVQAAAAQQKAVEPQQGPATVQQKLGTQQVTVQGPQATQQQKVTYAATTQLQPGIKTQFFTTSIAQAGKPTGAQQIQVAKLPQIVQGQSNVANIQQIVSSPQQIHPQTVPLTQTASSAQPQPQMIPSGTSQVVQQKLLQQQVVTAVASPQIQTTSPHSPAQQAQAPAAAESPVLQQPAKGQARGGAMRGKNQAKPSGGSS; translated from the exons ATGCACCATGGGAGTGGACAACAGCATATGCAACGGCAACTTCAGAGATCCAAGTCCATCACGGGATCTGAAGCAGAAGACCAGCAGCAGCAGACCATGGCTGTTACTCAACAGCAGGCAACAGCCAACCACCCACAATCACCTGTGACCACGTTTGCATCTGCAGCTAGCCCTTCAGCCCCCAAGTCACCCAACTACCAGATAATCATGAGCCGCAGCCCTGTCACAGGCCAGAACATGAACATCACCTTACAAAATGTCAGTCAAATGGTGACGGGCAACCAACAGATCACCCTCACCCCGCTCCCCCCCCAGAACCCAGGCTCTCCCGGCTTCCAGCACACAGCTCCGCAATGGAGGTTTGAGCATGCCCCGTCCTCCTATATCAAGGTCACCTCACCTCTGCCCCAATCCATGCAGCCCCAAAGTCCCACCCAGCACAACCCAGTACCCCTCCATCGACCTGGGGCACCCGGAACAGGACTGAGTGTGTGTGGACAGAGCCCAACACGTTTTGTTGATACTGGCATGCTTGTGAGACAAATCAGTCTTGGCAGCCCATCTGGAAGTGGGCACTTTGTTTACCAAGAGGGGACAGGGTTGACACAGCTGGCTCCAACCACAGCTGGGCAGGTGCAGTTGCAGCTGTCCTCCCCAGGGGCACCAGGCTCTGTGCGGGAACGCAGGCTGTCACAGCCCCATTCACAGACTGGAGGCACCATCCACCACCTCGGACCTCAGAGTCCTGTGGTCAGTGGCACTGCTCTGCCCAAACTGGGGAGCCCAGGCCACATCACCACATCCAACTTGCCACCTCAAATCAGCAGTATTATCCAGGGGCAGCTGGCGCGTCCCATGATATTTGAGAAGACTCTGGGTGTGGTAGCTGGAGTGGGGACAGCTGCCACAGCATCTTTCAGTATGCCTTCCACCATTCCTCCTTCCAGCCCTTCCCTCACTAACCTTCCCCAAGGCATCCCCAATCCCCCCCTCACGCCTACCGGCATGAGCATGGGCTCCATCAAGAAACAGATTCCCAAAAAGCTGGAGGAGATTGCACCCTCCAACCCAGAAGTGGCCCAGCTGAGGAAGCAGTGTCTGGAGCACCACAATAAGAAGATGGAGGGTCTGAAGGAGGTCTTCAAAGACTACCTGATTGAGCTGTTCTTCCTCCAGCACCTCCAGGGGAACATGATGGACTATTTGGCTTTCAAGAAGAAACCCTGCGTCCCGCTTTTCACTTACCTGAGGCAGAACGACCTGGACCTTGAGGAGGAATCGGAAGAGGAGGAGCAGTCTGAGGTCATCAATGACGAG GTCAAGGTTGTCACTGGAAAGGATGGACAGGCGGGGACACCAGTTGCCATAGCTACACAGCTTCCACCCAATGTTTCAGCAGCATTCTCTTCCCAGCAGCAGTTTCAG GTGCACCTGGGAGCATCTGGCAGCATGACAAACCCAGGGGACATGGATGCCTTTAAGAGGCAACAGGCAATGGCACACGCAG ATCAGGCTAAGAGGTCCCGGATTGAAGTTGGTCGCCATGGAATGATTTTCCAGCATCCTGGTGTTTTAGGATCACCTGGCGTTCCACTCCAGCAGCTTATGCCGACAGCGCAAG GCGGGATGCCCCCCAACCCACAGTCGGTTCAGATCCCCGGGCAGAAGCAGAACCAGCCTCTCTATGACCCGTCTAAAGGGCCTCCGGTGCAGAACGCTGCCAGCCTGCACACCCCTCCCCCCCAACTGCCAGGTCGCCTCCCACAGGGCGCCCTCCCCATGGCAGGCCTGCCCAtggctctctctcagcagtcacaGCTGGTGGAGAGCTCAGCCCAGGCCGCCAACCTGCTTCAGGCCCAGGTGAAGGTGCACGGCCCCATCATGGCTCCAGTAAACCACCACACACAGCTCCAGCAGCAGATGCAGTCTGGCCTTCACCTCCAGATGCAGGCTCAGCAGCTACAGCAGCCTCAGCCCTTGCTGCAGCCAGGACAGGCG ACTGTGGCTCTTGCTCGTCCTGGAGCAGAGTCCAACCAACCTGGCCAAAGAATGATGATCAACTCCCTGTCTAACCCCTCCATGTCTCCTGCCCCCCTCAATGTCCCCAACTCACTCCCCTCCCCCCACACCATTGGCCCCCTCCGCCATCCTGAGTCCAACATCACCCCTGCCACACAGTCCAAACTGGCCGGGCCCAACAGCACCTCCACTATCAAAATGGGTGGTTTTGGTCAGGGCTCAGGTATGCAGTCATCAGAAGGGAGCTCACAGGACAAACAAGCTGAGCAGACCAAATTG GAGAGCCAGGTGCACCAGCGTATCTCTGAGTTGAGGAAAGAGGGCCAGTGGTCAGCCAGTAGGCTGCCCAAGCTCATGGAGTCCTCTCGGCCCAAGTCCCACTGGGACTACCTACTGGAGGAGATGCAGTGGATGGCAGCTGACTTTGCCCAGGAAAGGAGGTGGAAGATGGCTGCTGCCAAGAAG CTGGTTCGCACCTGTTCCCGTTACCATGACGAGCAGAAGAAAATGGAAGCGAAGTTCAAGAAAGAGGGAGAACTGCGGCTTCGTCACATTGCTAGCACCATCGCCAGAGAGGTGGAGTTCTTCTGGTCCAACATTGAGCAG GTTGTGGAAATAAAACTACAGTTTGAGATTTATGAGAAGAGACTGAAAATGCTCAGCCTGCAGAGAGCATCGAGTAAGG GACAAGATGTTAAACCTACTCAGTCGACAGCAGATAAAGCTGAAAAGGAC GAACCCACTATGTCATCAAGGAAGCGAAGGTCCAGCACTTCATTGGCTGAAGAAG TTCAGGATGAGGAGAGCACCATAGAGGAGCAGGAAGCCATGGAGGTGACAGCTGATCAGAGGGCAGAGTTGGCCGATCTGGCTAAAGATG CTGAGATGCCTCTGGGTGCGTTGGTGAAGCAGTATGCTGGTGCCTACACTGACAACTTTGACTGGCCCCAGTCTGCCCCACCGAGTGATGAGGAGGACCGGGATGAGACTGAAG ATATGGAGTCCTCTCTGGACAGCCCCTCCGAGGCTGTAGTGATAGACTCTCTGCTCAGTGTGGACCAGTATCGAGGTTCTGACAAGGCCTGTCCTCCTGGTACTGACGGGAAGCCTAAGAAGGACATAGCAGAGGTGGCAGCCGCCACAGAACTCATCCTACCCAAGGGCAGTGCCAGGACCACCTCTTCT GTCCGCAGCCAGGCTCCTTTCCTGCTGCACGGATCACTGCGTGAGTACCAGCAGATCGGAGTGGACTGGCTAGCCAGCCTCCACAAGAAACACCTCAACGGCATCCTAGCAGACGAGACTGCACTGGGCAAGACCGTGCAGATTGTGGCCTACCTGGCCCATCTGGCCTGTCAAGAGG gtATCTGGGGCCCCCACCTAGTTGTGGTGAGGACGTGTAAGATGCTGAGCTGGGAGATGGAGTTTAAACGCTGGTGTCCTGGCCTCAAGATCCTCCTCTACCTTGGCAACAAACATGAATGCAGAGCAAAGAGAAGG TGGTGGGCGGAGGCCAATAGCTTCCATGTGTGTGTGACGTCCTACAAGCTGCTGCTAAAGGACCAGAGCCACTTCCTGAGAAGGAGCTGGAAACACTTGGTCCTGGATGAGGTGCAGCTCATTAAGAACATGTCTGAGAAACACTGGGAAACCATCTTTGCTCTCAAGAG TCAGCAGAGGATCCTCCTGATCAACACTCCACTACACAACACACTGAAGGAGCTGTGGACCATGATCCACTTCCTCCTGCCAGGCATCACCAGACCCTACACAGACTTCCCAGTCAAGCCAGGCACAGACCAGAACCAGGACTACTGCCACAAACTGGTCATTCGCCTACACAGG atgatcCAACCCTTCATTCTGAGGCGCTGTAAGAGGGACGTGGAGAAGCAGCTACCTAAGAAGTATGAACACATCCTCAAGTGTCGCCTGTCCAGCAGACAGAGGAGCATGTATGAAGATATCCTCACTCAGCCAGG AGCCCAGGAGGCGTTGAAGCCGGGTCATTTTGTGAGTGTGCTGCAGGTGCTGCTGCAGCTGCAGAGGATCTGTAACCACCCAGACCTGGTAAACATCAGGGAGACCAGCAGCTCCTACGTGTGTTCCTCTCTGCAGTACAACACCCCTTCCCTGGTGCTGGGAGCCCTGCAGGAGGACCAACGCACG AGCCTGGACCGGTCCCTGTTTGACCTGGTCAGTAATGAGAACAGACTGACGCGCTACGAGACGGAGGAGGTTCTACCCAAACTCAAAGTCACCCGTCAGCTGATCGAGGAGATCCACAGTGCCCCGGACCCACCGGCCAGGCCCAAGCCCTGCAAGATCAAACCCATGAG GTTGTTCCAGCCAGTGCAGTATGGTACCAAGCCAGAGGGTCGTCTAGTGCCCATGACTAGTACTGTGGGTCAGCAGCGTCCTCCAGCCACCACTACCCCCGACACCTCCACGGCCCCTCAGTCAGCCCAGACCAGGGGCAAGTCCCctgtcaccaccactaccaccacacagg TGGCTGGGACGGCTATTCAGAAAGCCCAGACTACCTCTCCAGCCACCGGCACCACTGGGTCTGCTGTAGGCTCCTCTGGGAGCGCCGCCACTGGCCAGCATGTGGTGGGGACTGTGGCCCTGGGCCAGGCTCTGTGTGGCGCAGCCCAGCCCACTCTGCCTGGCATTGTACAGGTCCACAGGCCATCCCTAGGCCCCACCCATGCCATCCAGCCCAGCCTGGTTCCCCAGAGGCTGGTTCTAACGTCCCAGGCCCAGGCAAGGTTGCCTA GTGGAGATGTGGTGAAAATAGCCCAGCTGGCGTCCATAGCAGGCAGTCAGAACCGGATCTCCCAGCCTGAGACCCCCGTCACGCTGCAGTTCCAGGGCAACAAGTTCACCCTGTCCCCCAGCCAGCTCCGACAGCTCACCACAGGGCAGCCCTTGCAGCTCCAAGGTACACTCG GTAACATCCTGCAGATAGTGTCGGCCCCCGGTCAGCAGATCCTCCGGCCTCAGGGCTCCATGCTCATGCAGACGGTACCTCAGGCTGTACCCGtctccaactcctcctccacaccTGGCACCCTGTCCCCAGCCACCCCAACCCACCAAG TTTCAGCCACAGGGGTGAGCGTCAAGCCAGCTCCTGCTGCTCCTATTGCCCCTCAG GAGTCGTCAGAGGAGAGGAGTCATCTGCTGAAGGAGCGTCTGAACCGCCTGTTCAGTTCCAATGAGCGGCGCTATGGCCGCAGTGTCCTGTACGGAGCTGACCTGCTCCAAGCCTGCTCTGTGACCCCAGGGGCTCCTCACTCTGCCCTGAGCCCCAGGGGCTGGAGGTGGGTGGGCAGGGACAGCTGCCTCAGGGCCCAGAGGACCCCTGTGGCCACCACCACACACCTCCAGTCTGCCCTGCTCTCCTCCACACACCGCCAGGACGCCGGCAGCCACCTAGTCAGCAG gttATCATGTGTTGTCCCTGTCGCAGTAGCTCCTCCCCCTCACCTGTATGCAGCCAATCCCCCAGCTCCCTACAGCCTGGAGCAGAAGTCGATCAGTCGCAGGCTCCAGGAGGCTGCCGCCCCCCACAGCACAGACATCCACCGCCTGGCCTCTGGACACCAGCTCCAGTTCCCTGACCTGCAGCTCATGCAGATGGACTCAG GTAAACTTGAGGCCCTGGCCATTCTGCTCCAGAAGCTGAGGTCGGAGAATCATCGAGTCCTCATCTTCACACAGATGGTGAAGATGCTGGACATCCTGGAGGCCTTCCTGGACCACCGGCAGCTCACATACATCCGCGTGGACGAGAGCCTGACCACAGAGGAACGCCAG GAGCATATGAAGACCTTCAACAGGAACAGACAGGTGTTCTGCAGCATTCTGACCAACCGCTGCTGCTCGGCCGTGGGGACCGTGTTCGATGCAGACACCATTATATTCTACGACACAGACCTCAACCCCAGCATGGACGCCCGCACCCAGGAGTGGTGCGACAAGATCGGACGCTTCAAGGACATCCACATCTATAG ACTGGAGAGTGCGAACTCCATTGAAGAGAAGCTGCTGAAGAACGGCACCAAGGATCTGATCAGAGAGGTGGCTGCCCAGGGGACTGACTACACCCTGGCATTCCTCACACAG CGGACCATCCAGGACCTGTTTGAGGTGGAGGCCGGCTCTGGGGAGAAGGTTGAGGAGTTTGTGGTTCTGCACCAGGAGCCGTCTCCCTCTGAGGCAATCTCTCCCCGCGTGGCCAGGCCCTACATCCAGGCCCTTCACAGCATCAGCCTGGATGCCCCACCACCAGagtggcaggaggaggagggtcagGAGGAGTACCTGGAGAAAGAGACACAAGTCAAAGAAGAGCCCTCTCAGCTGGAGGAGCTCAGTGCTGTCATGGACCAG CTAACGCCGATAGAAAAATATGCCCTGCAATACCTGGAGTATCTTCATGTCAGTGAAGACGAACATGTTGCCAAG GAGCGACTGTTGTGTGCAAAGAGAAGCTGGGAGATGCAGCACCTTCAGAAACTGAAGGCTGAAGACTCCGAGAGGATGATCATTGAGGACGAGGAGAACCTGTTCACCTACACCAGAGAGGATGCTTACAACATG GAGTATGTGTTTGATGGAGAAGATGGCCAAACAGAAATCATGCCG CTGTGGACTCCACCTACCCCACCGCAGGATGACAATGACATCTATATCGACTCTGTCATCTGTCTGATGTACGACTCTGCTCCCATGCCGGAGTCCAAACTGCCTCCTGTTTACATCCGCAAGGAGCACAAGAGACTCAAGATGGACCCCTCGG CAggcaggaagaagaagaagggtcATGGGGAGACAGTGATTCCTCCTCGCTCCCTCTTTGAGAAGGCCAGCATGCTCAAGGTCCGCCGCGAGGGCAAGGACCAAAAGAAGAACTTCTCCCTGAAGCAGCAGGCGCCCTTCGCCAAGCCTCTGCCCTCGCTGGTCAAACCTGCCATGGAGGCCGGTCAGGACAACCCAGAGTGGCTCATCAGTGAAGACTGGGCCCTGCTACAG GCTTTGAAGCAGCTCCTGGAGCTCCCTCTGAACCTAACCATCATGTCTCCGGCCCACACGCCCAACTGGGACCTCGTCAGCGACGTGGTCAACTCCTGCAGCCGGATCTACCGCTCGCCCAAGCAGTGTCGCAACCGCTACGAGAACGTCATCATCCCCCGGGAGGAGGGCAAG TTGGTGTATGAGGCAAACCCCAAGAAGAAAACCAAGAGCATATACAAG TCTAAGAACAGCCGGCCGCTGCGGACCTGTCAGATCTACACCCAGGATGGCAACGCTACACACATCCAGCTCTACAACAGCCGCTTTGAGCTCATGAAGATCATCGCCAACAAGAGGAGTCCCCCCATTAAACCCCT TCTGGGGATGAACCCATTCCAGAAGAACCCCAAACATGCTTCCGTCCTGGCAGAAAGTGGGATCGGCTACGACAAGCCCCTCCCTCCCATTCAGGTGGCATCACAACGTGCTGAGAGGATTGCCAAGGAGAAGAAG GCCCTAGCAGAGCAGCAAAGGACTCAGCAGCTAGCTCAGCAGGCTGGAGCCCCCCAGGCCGTGGCCGGTGCTGCCCAACCTCAGGCTGGGGCTCCCGCTGTAGGCCAAGCCCAGGCCCCGGGAGTCCCCCAGGCCCCTGCAGCGACTGGAGCTACCGCTGTACCCAACACCACTGTCCTG GCTGGAGCCATTAAGAATGCTGCTGGGGGGACGACCATTCAAACTG GCACCGTAGCGGGGAACGTGATTGTGAACACAGTGGCTGGAATGCCTCCAAGTCCGTTCCAGGCCAACAAACGGCTGGCATCACCAGGTCAAGTCATACCAGGCACCCTGTCT CCTGCCGGTGCAGCAGCAGCCCAGGTGGTCCACTCCCAGCAGAGAGCCGTACCTGCCGCTGCCACCCCTGGAGAGGTGATCGCCATAGCTACGGGTCAGGGTGTCAGGGCCGTTACCCCGGTGACTGCCTCTGCGGTGGTGTCCACCACTCTGACCCCAGTGCAGTCTCAGACCCGCTCCCTGGTCACTCAGGTCACACCAG CCACAGGCATGCAGCTGCCCCAGGGGAAGCCCATCACCCAGGCGCACCTCCACATGCTCCGCCAGCAGCAGctccagcagcaacaacagcaggcTTCCTCTCCACAAGGCATTAAGGTTGTGGGCAAACCCCAG GAGCTGCTGAAGATGCACAAGCAGAAGATGCAGATGTCCCAGCAGCAGGTGGCAGTGGCAGCAGCCCAGGGCCAGCAGCAGGCAGGCCAGCAGGCCTCCCAGGTCCAGCTGGCTAACCTCCAGGCAGCCCAGGCCAACCCACAGCTAGCTGCTGTAGCTGCTGCTCCCAGAGCCGGGGCCGTGCTGGCTGGTTCCACCGTAGCCAACCTGCAGCTGGCCAGACTG ACCCGGGTGCCCACCCAGGGTCAGATCCAGGCCCAGCCAGGGCAGACGTCCCAGGTGACCCTCACTAAGCCCCCCGTAGTCTCTGTGCCCGCTATGGTCTCCTCCGCTGGCGTCACCACACTGCCCGTCTCTGTGGCTGGAATCAGTGTGGCCATTGGCCAGGCCCAGAAAACAG GTGGGCCGGTGTTGCCGCCCCCATTCCCCCAGATGCAGGTGCAGCAGCTGCTCCAGATGAAGAAGCAGCAGGCAGCCGTGCAGGCAGCAGCAGCCCAGCAGAAAGCAGTGGAGCCACAGCAAGGACCGGCCACTGTGCAGCAGAAG TTGGGCACCCAGCAGGTGACAGTGCAGGGTCCCCAGGCCACCCAGCAGCAGAAGGTCACCTATGCTGCCACCACCCAGCTCCAACCTGGCATCAAGACCCAGTTCTTCACTACCTCCATTGCCCAGGCTGGAAAACCAACTGGGGCCCAGCAAATCCAG GTGGCTAAGCTCCCCCAGATAGTGCAGGGGCAATCCAATGTGGCCAACATCCAGCAGATCGTATCATCTCCACAGCAG ATCCACCCCCAGACGGTGCCCTTGACCCAGACTGCGTCCTcagcccagccccagccccagatgaTTCCATCAGGCACATCCCAGGTGGTTCAGCAGAAGCTTCTCCAGCAGCAGGTGGTGACTGCAGTCGCCTCGCCTCAGATCCAGACCACCTCTCCTCACAGCCCAGCCCAGCAGGCCCAAGCGCCTGCTGCAGCCGAGTCCCCTGTACTGCAGCAGCCAGCCAAGGGCCAGGCTCGCGGAGGGGCCATGAGGGGCAAGAACCAGGCCAAGCCCAGCGGGGGCAGCAGCTAG